Proteins co-encoded in one Desulfovibrio inopinatus DSM 10711 genomic window:
- a CDS encoding glycoside hydrolase family 108 protein, which produces MSLKTILPFTLRAEGGDRVSDHPSDPGGITKFGISDARDGRKDRMADLNGDGIGDKPVVDLTIEDAETIYRREYYDSRGCGDLPEILGDALFDHSVTSGSAAKLFQAVLNVHGADLVLDGDVGPKTKAACHAVADRIGPEVLARDMALARAGFYVGLWARRPKDEAFIKGWLNRVRNLMLYLGL; this is translated from the coding sequence ATGAGTCTCAAAACCATCCTGCCTTTCACCCTCAGGGCTGAAGGTGGTGATCGTGTTTCCGATCATCCGTCTGATCCCGGCGGCATTACCAAGTTCGGCATTTCCGACGCCCGCGACGGTCGTAAGGACCGTATGGCGGATCTCAATGGTGACGGCATCGGCGATAAGCCGGTTGTCGATCTGACTATCGAGGACGCCGAGACCATTTACCGCCGCGAGTATTACGACTCACGAGGCTGCGGTGATCTTCCCGAAATCCTCGGCGATGCCCTGTTCGATCATTCCGTTACATCCGGTTCTGCGGCCAAATTGTTTCAGGCCGTGCTCAACGTCCATGGTGCTGATCTTGTTCTCGACGGCGACGTCGGTCCCAAGACCAAGGCCGCCTGTCATGCTGTTGCCGACCGCATTGGTCCTGAAGTCCTTGCTCGCGATATGGCTTTGGCCAGAGCCGGCTTTTACGTCGGATTGTGGGCGAGACGTCCGAAGGATGAGGCGTTTATCAAGGGCTGGCTCAACCGGGTTCGCAATCTGATGCTGTATTTGGGGTTGTAG